A section of the Streptomyces sp. CG1 genome encodes:
- a CDS encoding AAA family ATPase, translating to MQLFGRSRELQVLGEAFTDSARGHGRLVIVTGGPGSGKTHLVHEFLTTLSSTDARILTGTTCSTEQDRPMSLVGQLLRNAEAECGVPQHAPPAMNSQAESRRSWPSGHRLGHAPDGERAADALLRLADERPLVIAVDDAHAMDRASFQTIVRLLRRSRSRRLLVVCATSGHFSDIRSPAHTELLRQPHRRVRLAPLSEASVGELLAAQAGHALPGTVRGAYHRATAGNPLLVHALLDDSTRFGPEIGRPVAGAAYRQAVLSLLHRGEASHVRVARVLAALGSVAGTVAVGELTGTTAAGTQEAVDALNSSGLLDSHTFRHPTAAAAVLEDMAAAERTELHGRIAHLLYRSGVPAVQVARHLHAADLVPEGWGAGILRAAAEQALAADDVERCTDYLGLVLRDCADDRERHALSVALARAEWRTNPAAAGPHLEPLRKDALDGGLSMRDTATVLRYMLWRGDTELAAQAVASLVHAQSPTDAQIVAEVEFVRQWFYGVALPGKGAPVAGLDPRRRHVLADTSGLGARVAALIGGEATDDSAAAVAQALQGHQLDHLNLELVAMSLLAIAHADRPALAAEACEALLERAVDRRATTWQALLGSIRAEIALLQGDVTTASQGALTALGILSAQSWGVLIGLPLSTAIAAYTAMGSYAEAEELLSHDVPEPMFRTVFGIQYLRARGHHYLATDRPFAALNDFETCGRLLREGNPSLQKGIPWRSDLALANLRIGKARTAREWAEEQLRLPGGHSSRARAMALRLLAATCKPHRRASLLRESIDLLKSCGDRYALAQAYADLSAAHYELGEYARARLVARQAAQEAEACRIESPVDAHLLEDPARPESSESEDGPAILSDAECRVAGLAALGYTNREISGRLHVTISTVEQHLTRVYRKLQVASRSELPSKMLEHRIPKLSDRWASTHTSTG from the coding sequence ATGCAACTCTTCGGTCGTTCGAGGGAACTACAGGTCCTGGGCGAGGCGTTCACCGACAGTGCGCGGGGACACGGCCGGCTAGTGATCGTCACAGGCGGCCCCGGATCCGGCAAGACTCACCTGGTGCATGAATTCCTCACCACCCTGAGCAGCACCGATGCGCGCATACTGACCGGTACGACGTGTTCGACGGAGCAGGATCGTCCGATGAGCCTCGTCGGGCAATTACTGCGCAACGCCGAGGCGGAGTGCGGAGTACCCCAGCACGCCCCGCCCGCAATGAACTCCCAGGCGGAAAGCCGCCGTTCCTGGCCGTCCGGGCACCGTCTCGGGCACGCGCCGGACGGAGAACGGGCGGCCGATGCCCTCCTGCGCCTGGCTGACGAGCGCCCTCTGGTCATCGCCGTGGACGACGCCCACGCCATGGACCGGGCCTCCTTCCAGACAATCGTCCGCCTGCTGCGCCGCAGCCGCTCCAGGCGCCTGCTCGTGGTGTGCGCCACGTCAGGACACTTCAGCGACATACGCTCGCCCGCGCACACGGAACTCCTGCGCCAGCCACACCGACGGGTACGGCTGGCGCCGCTGTCGGAGGCGAGCGTCGGCGAACTGCTCGCCGCCCAGGCCGGACACGCCCTGCCGGGCACCGTCCGCGGCGCCTACCACCGGGCCACCGCCGGCAACCCCCTGCTGGTGCACGCCCTCCTGGACGACAGCACACGCTTCGGCCCCGAGATCGGCCGGCCCGTCGCCGGCGCCGCCTACCGCCAGGCGGTGCTGTCACTGCTGCACCGCGGTGAAGCGAGCCATGTCCGAGTGGCCCGTGTCCTGGCCGCGCTCGGCAGCGTGGCGGGCACCGTCGCCGTCGGAGAGCTGACCGGCACCACCGCGGCCGGCACCCAGGAAGCCGTCGACGCCCTCAACTCCTCGGGACTGCTTGACTCTCACACCTTCCGGCACCCGACCGCCGCAGCAGCCGTCCTGGAGGACATGGCCGCCGCCGAGCGCACCGAGCTGCACGGGCGGATCGCCCACCTGCTGTACCGCTCCGGCGTACCCGCCGTGCAGGTGGCGCGGCACCTGCACGCCGCGGACCTCGTACCGGAGGGCTGGGGCGCGGGAATCCTGCGCGCCGCCGCGGAACAGGCGCTCGCCGCGGACGATGTGGAGCGCTGCACCGACTACCTCGGCCTGGTCCTGCGCGACTGCGCCGACGACCGCGAACGCCATGCTCTGTCGGTGGCCCTGGCCCGCGCGGAATGGCGCACCAACCCGGCGGCCGCCGGACCGCATCTGGAGCCGCTGCGCAAGGATGCGCTGGACGGCGGTCTGAGCATGCGGGACACCGCCACCGTCCTGCGCTACATGCTGTGGCGGGGCGACACCGAGCTGGCCGCCCAGGCCGTCGCCAGCCTCGTCCACGCGCAGTCGCCCACCGACGCCCAGATCGTCGCCGAGGTGGAGTTCGTACGGCAGTGGTTCTACGGCGTGGCGCTCCCCGGCAAGGGCGCCCCGGTCGCCGGCCTCGACCCGCGCCGCCGCCATGTGCTCGCCGACACCAGCGGACTGGGCGCCCGGGTGGCCGCGCTCATCGGCGGCGAGGCGACCGACGATTCGGCGGCGGCCGTCGCCCAGGCCCTCCAGGGCCACCAACTGGACCACCTCAACCTGGAGTTGGTCGCGATGTCGCTCCTGGCGATCGCCCACGCGGACCGGCCGGCGCTCGCCGCCGAAGCCTGCGAGGCGCTGCTGGAGCGCGCCGTGGACCGCCGCGCGACCACGTGGCAGGCGCTGCTCGGCAGCATCCGGGCCGAAATCGCCCTGCTCCAAGGGGACGTGACCACCGCGTCACAGGGCGCGCTCACCGCTCTCGGCATACTGAGCGCGCAGAGCTGGGGGGTGCTCATCGGCCTCCCACTGTCGACGGCGATCGCCGCGTACACGGCCATGGGTTCCTACGCCGAGGCCGAAGAACTGCTGAGCCACGATGTGCCCGAGCCGATGTTCCGCACCGTGTTCGGCATCCAGTACCTGCGCGCCCGCGGGCACCACTACCTCGCCACCGACCGGCCCTTCGCCGCGCTCAACGACTTCGAGACCTGCGGGCGGCTGCTGCGCGAAGGCAACCCCAGTCTGCAGAAGGGCATCCCCTGGCGGTCCGACCTGGCGCTGGCCAACCTGCGGATCGGCAAGGCCCGTACGGCCCGGGAGTGGGCCGAGGAGCAGCTGCGGCTGCCCGGCGGCCACAGCTCCCGGGCCCGGGCCATGGCGCTGCGCCTGCTGGCCGCGACCTGCAAGCCGCACCGCCGGGCCTCGCTGCTGCGCGAGTCGATCGACCTGCTCAAGAGCTGCGGGGACCGGTACGCGCTGGCGCAGGCGTACGCCGACCTGTCCGCAGCCCATTACGAGCTGGGCGAGTACGCCCGGGCCAGGCTGGTGGCCCGGCAGGCGGCGCAGGAGGCCGAGGCCTGCCGTATCGAGTCGCCGGTCGACGCACATCTGCTGGAGGATCCGGCGCGGCCCGAGAGTTCCGAGTCCGAGGACGGCCCCGCCATCCTGAGCGACGCGGAGTGCCGGGTCGCCGGGCTGGCCGCGCTCGGCTACACCAACCGCGAGATCAGCGGCCGTCTCCACGTCACCATCAGCACGGTGGAGCAGCACCTCACCCGGGTCTACCGCAAGCTGCAGGTGGCCAGCCGTTCGGAGCTGCCGTCGAAGATGCTCGAGCACCGCATACCGAAGCTCTCGGACCGCTGGGCCAGCACCCACACGTCCACGGGCTGA